The Thermus antranikianii DSM 12462 genome has a segment encoding these proteins:
- the ruvB gene encoding Holliday junction branch migration DNA helicase RuvB: MHPDLALRPRTLDEYIGQERLKKKLRVYLEAAKARGEPLEHLLLFGPPGLGKTTLAHVIAYELGVNLRVTSGPAIEKPGDLAAILANSLEEGDILFIDEIHRLSRQAEEHLYPAMEDFKMDIVIGQGPAARTIRLELPRFTLIGATTRPGLITAPLRSRFGIVEHLEYYSVEELAEGVRRDARLLGVAITEEAALEIAKRSRGTMRVAKRLFRRVRDFAQVAGEETITQERTLEALNALGLDELGLEKRDREILETLILRFGGGPVGLQTLATAVSEDPGTLEEVHEPYLIQQGLLKRTPRGRVATERAYRHLGYPPPVEPLL; this comes from the coding sequence GTGCACCCGGACCTCGCCCTAAGGCCCAGGACCCTGGACGAGTACATCGGCCAGGAGAGGTTGAAGAAGAAGCTGAGGGTGTACCTCGAGGCGGCCAAGGCCCGGGGGGAGCCCTTAGAGCACCTCCTCCTCTTCGGGCCCCCTGGCCTGGGCAAGACCACCCTGGCCCACGTGATCGCCTACGAGCTTGGGGTGAACCTGCGCGTCACCTCGGGGCCCGCCATAGAGAAACCCGGCGATCTGGCCGCCATCCTGGCCAACTCCCTAGAGGAAGGGGACATCCTCTTCATCGACGAGATCCACCGGCTAAGCCGCCAGGCGGAGGAGCACCTCTACCCGGCCATGGAGGACTTCAAGATGGACATCGTCATCGGCCAGGGGCCCGCGGCCCGCACCATCCGCCTGGAGCTTCCCCGCTTCACCCTGATCGGGGCCACCACCCGCCCGGGCCTCATCACCGCCCCCTTGCGGAGCCGCTTCGGCATCGTGGAACACCTGGAGTACTACTCCGTGGAGGAGCTGGCCGAAGGGGTCAGGCGGGACGCGAGGCTTTTAGGGGTGGCCATCACCGAGGAGGCCGCCCTGGAGATCGCCAAAAGAAGCCGGGGCACCATGCGCGTGGCCAAAAGGCTCTTCCGCAGGGTGCGGGACTTCGCCCAGGTGGCGGGGGAGGAAACCATCACCCAGGAAAGGACCCTGGAAGCCCTAAACGCCTTGGGTTTGGACGAGCTGGGCCTGGAGAAACGGGACCGGGAGATCCTGGAAACCCTGATCCTGCGCTTCGGAGGCGGCCCGGTGGGCCTGCAGACCCTGGCCACCGCCGTCTCCGAGGATCCGGGTACCCTGGAAGAAGTACACGAACCTTACCTCATCCAGCAGGGGCTCCTGAAGCGCACCCCCCGGGGCCGGGTGGCCACGGAACGGGCCTACCGCCACCTGGGCTATCCCCCCCCCGTGGAACCCCTTCTCTAG
- a CDS encoding DUF4388 domain-containing protein yields the protein MVRATLEELDLAELLKALADHRKSAVVTFRGRLYGRIHLLHGRILYARTEPGPHLGEYLVRLGHLSLEEVQELVERQGRENPGTPLGALALELGLIGEEELREALEAQVLEALATLLGEKEGEILAEPLEEGSQVALPETLETKATLLEAARRLDEWRQGQVDPDEVFHLVEDPTRHPLTPEAWTVLELLDGVRRARSVALLSGLPEEEVYHILFELKSRGLIRPSTLLADDPLVLVLAESEVVRRLLLYLLEAHRYRVQLPLNLEMALRLLKERPKAIILQGERTLEIARKLRAHPEGKLASLYLVSETPPGLLFRPLRVLHLPKPLKAQEVLKALAPLRRGGT from the coding sequence ATGGTACGGGCCACCCTGGAAGAACTGGACCTGGCGGAACTCCTGAAAGCCCTGGCCGACCACCGCAAAAGCGCCGTGGTGACCTTCCGGGGGCGCCTTTACGGCAGGATCCACCTCCTCCACGGGCGCATCCTCTACGCCCGCACCGAGCCGGGACCCCACCTGGGGGAGTACCTGGTGCGCCTTGGCCACCTTTCCCTGGAGGAAGTTCAGGAATTAGTGGAGCGCCAGGGGCGGGAAAACCCTGGCACCCCCTTGGGGGCCTTGGCCCTGGAGCTGGGCCTCATCGGGGAAGAGGAGCTAAGGGAGGCCCTCGAGGCCCAGGTCCTGGAGGCCCTGGCCACCCTGCTAGGGGAGAAGGAAGGGGAGATCCTGGCCGAGCCCCTCGAGGAGGGAAGCCAGGTGGCCTTGCCGGAGACCCTGGAAACCAAGGCCACCCTTCTGGAAGCAGCCCGGCGCCTGGACGAGTGGCGCCAGGGCCAGGTGGACCCCGACGAGGTCTTCCACCTGGTGGAGGACCCCACCCGCCACCCCCTCACCCCCGAGGCCTGGACGGTGTTGGAACTCTTGGACGGGGTGCGCCGGGCAAGAAGCGTGGCCCTGCTATCCGGCCTTCCGGAGGAAGAGGTCTACCACATCCTCTTTGAGCTGAAAAGCCGGGGGCTGATCCGCCCTTCCACCCTGCTTGCGGACGATCCCCTGGTCCTGGTGCTGGCGGAAAGCGAGGTGGTAAGGCGGCTTCTCCTCTACCTCCTGGAGGCCCACCGCTACCGGGTGCAGCTTCCCTTGAACCTGGAGATGGCCCTGCGCCTTCTCAAGGAAAGGCCCAAGGCCATCATCCTCCAGGGGGAAAGGACCTTAGAAATAGCCCGAAAACTCCGGGCCCATCCCGAGGGCAAGCTGGCCTCCCTATACCTGGTGAGCGAAACCCCCCCGGGGCTTCTCTTCCGTCCCCTCAGGGTTTTGCATCTCCCCAAGCCCTTAAAGGCTCAGGAGGTGCTGAAGGCCCTGGCCCCCTTAAGGCGGGGCGGGACCTAG
- the panB gene encoding 3-methyl-2-oxobutanoate hydroxymethyltransferase, translating to MRRTVKEFRHAKGQRLVYLTAYDYPTARLAERAGVDAILVGDSLGMVVLGYSSTVPVSLEEMLHHTKAARRGAPDTFLVADLPYLSYATLDRALFAAERLLKEGGADAVKLEGGEEVAEIIFGLSRAGVSVLGHVGLTPQTASQLGGYRLQGRRPEEAERILKGAMALEEAGAYGVVLEMVPKDLAKEITERLSIHTVGIGAGSHTDAQILVFHDVVGLYGEFKPRFVKRYLEGERLFLEALSQYVQEVREGVFPSDEHSF from the coding sequence GTGCGCCGGACGGTTAAGGAGTTCCGTCACGCCAAGGGCCAGAGGCTCGTGTACCTCACCGCCTACGACTACCCCACGGCCCGCCTAGCTGAGCGGGCTGGGGTGGACGCCATCCTGGTGGGGGATTCCCTGGGCATGGTGGTGCTGGGCTATTCCTCCACGGTTCCCGTGAGCCTGGAGGAGATGCTCCACCACACCAAGGCGGCCCGGCGGGGGGCCCCGGACACCTTCTTGGTGGCGGACCTGCCCTATCTTTCCTATGCCACCCTGGATCGGGCCCTTTTCGCCGCGGAACGGCTTCTGAAGGAAGGTGGGGCGGATGCGGTGAAGCTGGAGGGTGGGGAGGAGGTGGCGGAGATCATCTTCGGGCTCAGCCGGGCGGGGGTGTCGGTCCTGGGCCACGTGGGCCTCACCCCCCAGACGGCGAGCCAGCTTGGGGGCTACAGGCTGCAGGGGAGGCGCCCCGAGGAGGCCGAGCGCATCCTAAAAGGGGCCATGGCCCTCGAGGAGGCGGGGGCTTACGGGGTGGTGCTGGAGATGGTGCCCAAGGACCTGGCCAAGGAGATTACGGAGAGGCTATCCATCCACACCGTGGGCATCGGAGCCGGCTCCCACACGGACGCCCAGATTCTGGTCTTCCACGACGTGGTGGGGCTTTACGGGGAGTTCAAGCCCCGGTTCGTGAAGCGGTATCTGGAGGGGGAAAGGCTCTTCCTCGAGGCCCTATCCCAGTACGTGCAGGAGGTGCGGGAGGGCGTGTTCCCCTCTGACGAGCACAGCTTCTAG
- a CDS encoding tetratricopeptide repeat protein, whose translation MRGVLEALHQGDYDTAIERLTRKALFGSRGEAREALLLLAEVHSLYGEEGLEKAHRALEEAYELGGLEYDPLYRALLGELLALEGRGEREVLALFLPTEDPRARYHQAQALFYLGRFEEVLRTLKEGLPAFLAWRAEGLKGRALERLGRYREAALAYERGAELALGLERYWLLLDAAAMWLEVGEGERALLALEEALGAVGEEPVEDAATRHYLLARAHLLLDNPNRALEEVQRALALEEEGGHKAYGTPLLQGQILLRLGRYAEGMAAFQEALARAEGPEKGYVLHEMAVAALDQGAYLEAEEYLEALLREEGYPYRAQALADLAEALYRQGRYQEAEEMAHRAMRQGAEAAGELILGHIAYDLMHLEEALAHYRRAAELAEEGSREWVGAQEMVVDTLVQLGYRSPEEILARAEAVLPHIHPADEWHQALIAYRERAEAILREGRRPN comes from the coding sequence ATGAGGGGGGTCCTCGAGGCCCTGCACCAAGGGGATTATGATACCGCCATTGAGCGCCTGACCCGGAAGGCCTTGTTCGGCTCCAGGGGGGAGGCTCGGGAGGCCCTTTTGCTCCTGGCGGAGGTGCACAGCCTCTACGGGGAGGAGGGGCTGGAGAAGGCCCACCGGGCTTTGGAAGAGGCCTATGAGCTTGGGGGGTTGGAGTACGACCCCCTGTACCGGGCCCTGCTGGGGGAGCTTTTGGCCCTCGAGGGCCGGGGGGAAAGGGAGGTGCTGGCCCTGTTCCTTCCCACGGAGGACCCCCGGGCCCGCTACCATCAGGCCCAGGCCCTTTTCTACCTGGGCCGGTTTGAGGAGGTTCTGAGGACACTTAAGGAGGGGCTTCCCGCCTTTTTGGCCTGGCGGGCGGAGGGGCTTAAGGGAAGGGCCTTGGAAAGGCTCGGCCGCTACCGGGAGGCCGCTTTGGCCTACGAGAGAGGGGCGGAGCTGGCCTTGGGGCTGGAGCGCTACTGGCTCCTCTTGGATGCCGCCGCCATGTGGCTGGAGGTGGGGGAGGGGGAAAGAGCCCTTTTGGCCCTCGAGGAGGCCTTGGGAGCCGTGGGAGAGGAACCCGTGGAGGATGCCGCTACCCGCCACTACCTCTTGGCCCGGGCCCATCTCCTTCTGGATAACCCCAACCGGGCCCTGGAGGAGGTGCAGAGGGCTTTGGCCTTGGAGGAGGAAGGCGGCCACAAGGCCTATGGCACCCCCCTTCTGCAGGGGCAGATCCTGCTCCGCCTGGGCCGCTACGCCGAGGGCATGGCTGCCTTCCAGGAAGCCTTGGCCAGGGCTGAGGGTCCGGAGAAGGGATACGTTCTCCACGAGATGGCGGTGGCGGCCTTGGACCAGGGGGCCTACCTGGAGGCGGAGGAGTACCTGGAGGCTCTTTTGCGGGAAGAGGGCTACCCCTACCGGGCTCAGGCCTTGGCGGACCTGGCCGAGGCTTTGTACCGCCAGGGGCGGTACCAGGAGGCGGAGGAAATGGCCCATAGAGCCATGCGCCAGGGAGCGGAGGCGGCAGGGGAGCTCATCCTGGGCCATATCGCCTACGACCTGATGCACCTGGAAGAAGCCTTGGCCCACTACCGCCGGGCAGCAGAGCTTGCGGAGGAGGGAAGCCGGGAGTGGGTGGGAGCCCAGGAGATGGTGGTGGACACTCTGGTCCAGCTGGGTTACCGCTCTCCCGAGGAGATCCTGGCCCGTGCGGAGGCGGTTCTGCCCCACATCCACCCCGCCGACGAGTGGCACCAGGCCCTGATTGCCTACCGGGAGCGGGCGGAGGCCATCCTTCGGGAGGGTAGACGGCCCAACTAG